AGTGTTGATGAAGTTATGAATATGCTGAATTTTACTAAAGAACAAAAAGATAAGGTTAAGGAATTTTTAAGTATTGATTTTTCTGTGTTTTTGGATTCGCCTGCTACTGATATTTCTAGTGGGTGGACGCCTGTTGAAAATGAACTTAAGTGGCCATTGTCTGGTGGGTACACAATAACTTCAGGTTTTGGTACGCGGATTGACCCTGTTTATGGTGGGGAAAGGTATCATTCTGGTATTGACATTGCTGTACCGTTGGGTACGCCAGTTAAAGCTGCAGCAGATGGCGAAGTTGTATATGCAGGATGGAATGACGGCTATGGATTAGTTGTTTTTATATGGCACAACAACAATTTGGAGACGAGATATGCACATTTATCTAAAATAGCAGTGAATAAAGGTCAAATTGTAAGAGCCGGTGATGTTATTGGTTATGTTGGCTCTACAGGGAAAAGCACAGGTCCTCACCTTCACTTTGAAGTGAGAAACGGAGGAAAGGCTGTAAATCCGTTAGACTTTTTCAAATGATTTTTATATTGGAGGCTAAGAGATGGAAAAGCTTTATTCTATTTTAGATCCTTATGACAATTGGTGGAATGATGAAGGAGAAGAGAAAAATTTAGAAGCAAGAAATGCTTTAAAGGAGTTTTACATGGAGTTGAAGAAATTAAAGCCTTCTGAGAAGTATGAAAGAAGAGATATACTTCATATGTCATACATTTTTC
The nucleotide sequence above comes from Thermoanaerobacterium sp. CMT5567-10. Encoded proteins:
- a CDS encoding M23 family metallopeptidase, which produces MQVLGKVLIAFLPDDLGSALKFALLFIFIPIVFLMLVFAGPITAYEKIPLVSYEQVQMYISTAEKVSENTKNHYSEGVEVDWKELVAIDAVRFKQDFGKANLHEIEELAKMFIEITGYVEVKEGDDVARYPIYRLRSVDEVMNMLNFTKEQKDKVKEFLSIDFSVFLDSPATDISSGWTPVENELKWPLSGGYTITSGFGTRIDPVYGGERYHSGIDIAVPLGTPVKAAADGEVVYAGWNDGYGLVVFIWHNNNLETRYAHLSKIAVNKGQIVRAGDVIGYVGSTGKSTGPHLHFEVRNGGKAVNPLDFFK